The Peribacillus sp. FSL E2-0218 genome contains a region encoding:
- a CDS encoding endonuclease MutS2 translates to MNTMTYEKLQYIQLKEMVKNHCVSGLGKELLDRLQPSGVLKVVKNRLNETTEARNLLNAESHIPLKGISHVGLHIDKLEKGMILEPSELVAIADFLRGCRNIKTFMTDKAFFAPTLHSYAHSVTELRSIEEEIQFTIKGNAVASEASRDLKRIRNQISKMESKIEERLNKFLKSGANKEFIQEFFISKKDDRYTIPIKASYKNQVAGTIVEVSAKGATVFIEPATVTKLNAELASFKAEEAMEEYQLLATLSGTVFEQLKPIKINIELISQYDMIFAKAKFSKSMDGIEPKINGHGYIRLTGCKHPLLPAESVPLDFEIGQDYRSLIITGPNAGGKTVVLKTIGILTLAAMSGLHVAGKEGTELAVFDHIFVDIGDNQSMENALSTFSSHMKNISEIMLAVSNNSLLLFDEIGSGTEPNEGAALAIAILEEFYQKGCITVATTHYGEIKRYSEIHSDFMNAAMQFNSETLEPKYKLLIGQSGESNALWIAKKMDIRQKVLQKAKHYIDNKDYNLERVQEGKIKKAKAETPSKKALPQFDIGDKVKVSGLDGYAIVYKKKDSFNHVIVLFEDEFKEVHANKLELEIKAADLYPEGYDLNALFVSYEERKLDHDLKRGSKKALRNVAADMRKKLNE, encoded by the coding sequence ATGAATACGATGACTTATGAAAAATTACAATATATCCAACTAAAAGAAATGGTGAAAAACCATTGTGTAAGCGGCTTAGGGAAGGAATTGTTGGATCGGCTTCAGCCAAGCGGCGTGTTGAAGGTTGTTAAGAACCGTTTGAACGAGACGACGGAAGCGAGGAACTTATTGAACGCGGAAAGCCATATTCCTTTAAAAGGCATTTCCCATGTTGGTCTTCATATCGACAAACTGGAAAAGGGAATGATCCTGGAGCCGAGTGAACTTGTGGCGATAGCCGACTTTTTGAGAGGCTGCCGGAATATCAAGACGTTTATGACCGATAAAGCGTTCTTTGCCCCAACCCTGCATTCGTACGCGCATTCGGTGACCGAATTAAGGAGCATCGAGGAAGAGATCCAATTCACGATAAAAGGGAATGCGGTTGCTTCGGAAGCCAGCAGGGATTTGAAGCGGATTCGGAATCAAATCAGCAAAATGGAAAGCAAAATAGAGGAGCGGCTGAATAAGTTCTTGAAGAGCGGGGCCAATAAAGAGTTCATTCAAGAATTCTTCATCAGCAAAAAAGATGATCGCTACACCATCCCGATCAAAGCCTCTTATAAAAACCAGGTGGCCGGAACGATCGTGGAGGTTTCGGCCAAAGGGGCCACCGTGTTCATCGAGCCAGCCACCGTGACGAAGTTGAATGCAGAATTGGCCAGCTTCAAAGCGGAGGAAGCGATGGAGGAGTATCAGCTATTGGCTACATTATCAGGCACGGTTTTCGAGCAACTGAAACCGATCAAAATCAATATCGAGCTCATCAGCCAGTATGATATGATCTTCGCAAAAGCCAAGTTCAGTAAAAGCATGGACGGGATTGAACCGAAAATCAATGGTCATGGGTATATCCGGCTAACAGGCTGTAAGCATCCGCTTTTGCCCGCCGAGAGTGTGCCATTGGATTTCGAAATCGGCCAGGATTATCGCAGCTTGATCATCACAGGACCTAATGCCGGCGGGAAAACGGTCGTCCTGAAGACGATTGGCATCCTTACGCTGGCTGCGATGTCCGGGCTTCATGTTGCCGGAAAAGAGGGAACGGAGCTGGCTGTCTTCGATCACATATTCGTCGATATTGGTGATAACCAAAGCATGGAAAATGCGCTGAGTACGTTTTCGTCGCATATGAAAAACATTTCGGAAATCATGCTTGCTGTGTCCAATAACTCGCTGCTGCTTTTCGATGAAATCGGGAGCGGAACGGAACCGAATGAAGGCGCGGCTTTGGCGATTGCGATACTGGAGGAGTTTTATCAAAAGGGATGCATCACCGTTGCGACGACCCATTATGGGGAAATCAAGCGCTATTCCGAAATTCACAGCGACTTCATGAATGCGGCGATGCAGTTTAACAGTGAAACATTGGAGCCGAAGTATAAGCTGCTGATCGGTCAATCCGGCGAAAGCAATGCCTTGTGGATCGCGAAAAAAATGGATATACGCCAAAAGGTATTGCAAAAAGCAAAACACTATATTGACAATAAAGACTATAACTTGGAACGTGTCCAGGAAGGAAAAATCAAAAAAGCGAAAGCCGAAACCCCTTCCAAAAAAGCCTTACCCCAATTTGACATCGGTGACAAGGTAAAAGTAAGCGGACTTGACGGATATGCGATCGTCTATAAAAAGAAGGATTCATTCAATCATGTCATTGTCCTTTTCGAAGATGAATTCAAGGAAGTTCATGCAAATAAGCTGGAGCTTGAAATAAAAGCCGCCGACTTATATCCGGAAGGCTATGATCTGAACGCCCTATTCGTCAGCTACGAAGAAAGGAAGCTGGATCATGACCTAAAGCGGGGGTCGAAGAAAGCCTTAAGGAATGTCGCGGCGGATATGCGGAAGAAGCTAAACGAATAA
- a CDS encoding adenine deaminase C-terminal domain-containing protein encodes MRMDMLIKDINIFNSYFKRFMKGNAAIKDGRFYYIGAGEPDAFAADRILDGKGKYLIPGLIDIHLHIESTMVTPATFSYGLIKNGVTTIVPEPHEMANVFGISGVKEMIKASKECVADMFYAIPSSVPATSMETTGGSIEISDMDELMQTEDIICLGEIMNYYEVISDPECKTNKILSHIRSHYPDLIIEGHVPKLLDLDLQKIIHAGVDSDHTHQTVEGLDARIAAGMFIEIQEKSMTEEVMDYLKENQVDEHFCFVTDDVMTDSFQKRGHLNVLLKKAIQMGMSPEKAIYACTYTPAQRMRMHDRGAIAPGKVADFLLISDLQSFDIEQVYKNGELAYDSSQPYVQEASGKQFPEHFYQSVKLADLSENDFHLSVPDEQGQAKCRIINVQNGSTFTSETHDWLTMENGELCWEESPYGLIATFERYGKNGNRAHGLITGDVLKRGAVATTYSHDNHNLLVIGRNKQDMVMAANEVIRNQGGVCSVHDGKILSMIHLPVGGILSEEPMDIVSEQVERLTDSLKSLGYEHYNVIMSLSTLSLPVSPALKITDHGLINVNEGKVVPLIII; translated from the coding sequence GATCGGATTCTCGATGGAAAGGGGAAGTATCTGATCCCTGGACTGATCGATATCCACCTGCATATTGAAAGCACGATGGTGACACCGGCCACGTTTTCCTATGGCCTCATCAAGAATGGCGTGACCACAATCGTGCCGGAACCGCATGAAATGGCCAATGTCTTCGGTATTTCCGGAGTGAAGGAAATGATCAAGGCGAGTAAAGAGTGTGTCGCGGATATGTTTTATGCCATCCCGAGCTCCGTCCCTGCGACATCGATGGAAACGACGGGCGGTTCCATCGAAATTTCCGACATGGACGAATTGATGCAAACCGAGGATATTATCTGTCTCGGCGAAATCATGAATTACTATGAGGTCATCTCCGACCCCGAATGCAAAACGAATAAAATCCTGTCCCACATCCGCTCCCATTATCCAGATCTGATCATAGAGGGGCACGTTCCAAAGCTGCTCGACTTGGACTTGCAAAAAATCATTCATGCCGGAGTGGATTCAGATCATACGCACCAGACCGTTGAAGGGTTGGATGCGCGGATCGCTGCCGGGATGTTCATTGAGATACAAGAGAAATCGATGACTGAAGAAGTGATGGATTATTTGAAGGAAAATCAAGTGGATGAGCATTTCTGCTTCGTCACCGATGACGTCATGACCGACTCTTTCCAAAAAAGGGGGCATCTGAATGTCCTGTTAAAGAAAGCGATCCAAATGGGCATGTCCCCGGAAAAAGCGATATATGCTTGTACGTATACACCGGCACAGCGGATGCGGATGCATGATCGCGGCGCAATTGCCCCTGGAAAGGTGGCTGACTTCCTGCTTATCTCGGACTTGCAAAGCTTTGACATCGAGCAGGTATATAAAAACGGCGAGCTCGCTTATGATTCGTCACAGCCTTACGTGCAGGAAGCAAGCGGCAAGCAATTTCCGGAACACTTCTATCAAAGTGTGAAGCTTGCGGACCTGAGCGAAAACGATTTTCACCTATCTGTACCGGATGAGCAGGGACAAGCTAAGTGCCGGATCATCAATGTGCAGAATGGTTCCACCTTCACAAGTGAAACACATGATTGGCTCACGATGGAGAATGGTGAATTATGTTGGGAAGAAAGCCCCTACGGGTTGATTGCCACCTTCGAACGGTATGGGAAAAACGGCAACCGGGCCCACGGCCTGATCACCGGCGATGTTTTGAAACGGGGAGCGGTTGCCACCACCTATTCACATGATAACCATAATCTATTGGTGATCGGCCGCAATAAGCAGGACATGGTGATGGCCGCTAATGAAGTCATCAGGAACCAAGGCGGCGTCTGCAGTGTCCATGACGGCAAGATCCTCTCGATGATTCATCTCCCAGTGGGGGGGATCCTTTCCGAAGAACCGATGGACATCGTATCGGAACAAGTCGAGCGACTGACTGACTCGCTTAAATCGTTAGGCTACGAACATTATAATGTCATCATGTCATTAAGCACCTTATCGCTCCCAGTCAGCCCGGCCCTGAAAATAACGGACCATGGATTGATCAACGTAAATGAAGGGAAAGTAGTCCCTCTCATAATAATATAA
- a CDS encoding LytTR family transcriptional regulator DNA-binding domain-containing protein, with the protein MLKAFIVEDEPLARDELKYLLKRSRQAEVIGEAEGIEGAIRDIPSLKPDLVFMDIELADGTGLQLAKQLAGLDPAPTLIFATAYDEFALQAFESYAFDYLLKPFNEKRIRQTLDRLNKVRKAGERETRTKPPHRNGAEQTGKLAVEIDDRIVLIDRDSILFIGLIEGKTIIKTEENEYKMGDPLIVFERKLDPRSFLRVHRGFIVNVIHIAEIQPWFNSTYNLIMSDGSNIPVSRTYVKELKQLIGF; encoded by the coding sequence ATGTTGAAAGCATTTATCGTAGAAGATGAACCCCTCGCAAGGGATGAATTGAAATACCTTCTGAAGAGAAGCAGGCAAGCTGAAGTCATCGGTGAGGCAGAAGGGATAGAAGGGGCCATCAGGGATATCCCCAGCTTAAAGCCGGATCTTGTTTTTATGGATATTGAGCTGGCTGACGGCACAGGCCTGCAATTGGCTAAACAATTGGCCGGGCTTGACCCAGCACCAACGCTCATTTTTGCCACGGCTTATGACGAATTTGCCCTTCAGGCCTTTGAATCGTATGCATTTGATTATCTATTGAAGCCCTTTAATGAAAAGCGAATACGCCAAACATTGGACAGGCTGAACAAAGTGCGCAAAGCAGGGGAGCGCGAAACCAGGACAAAGCCGCCGCATCGCAATGGGGCGGAGCAGACAGGCAAACTGGCTGTTGAAATCGATGACCGGATCGTTTTGATCGACCGGGATTCGATATTATTCATCGGGCTCATTGAAGGAAAGACAATCATCAAAACGGAAGAAAATGAATATAAAATGGGCGATCCGCTCATCGTGTTTGAACGGAAGCTTGACCCACGCTCGTTCTTACGGGTGCATCGCGGGTTTATCGTCAATGTCATCCATATCGCCGAGATCCAGCCCTGGTTCAATTCGACGTATAATCTCATCATGAGCGACGGATCGAACATACCCGTGAGCCGCACATATGTAAAGGAGCTAAAGCAGCTTATTGGTTTTTAA
- a CDS encoding sensor histidine kinase, translating to MVHLLPSLFEKVGIIVIAAFLLSYMKPFRQMIGHEHQMSKKIMLIVLFGTFGIISNYTGIEIGNHEMPVGDWHTEIAPENAIANTRIMGVAIGGLLGGPFVGLGVGLIAGLHRYTLGGFTAGACAVAAILAGVLSGFLGKRRQRHGRITPWFALPICMALEAIQMVIILATAKPFERAWELVQVIGLPMIFINGFGTLLFMLIIQSITRDEARTRAVQTNLAFLIADQTLPYFRQGLNQSSCKKIAEIILGLTEADAVAITNRNSVLAHVGAASDHHVPKEGIATGITKKALEQGEIIVAKTRKDIYCFQDQCPLQAAVVLPLQVQRKTVGTLKMYFKHPDKLSQVEQELAEGLAKLFSTQLELAKAEMQTELLKDAEIKALQAQVHPHFLFNAINTISVLCRTDVEKARSLLMELSAFFRSNLQGARQILVPLEKELEHVHAYLSLEQARFPDKYEIVHNIEPSLKEVPLPPFTLQPLVENAIHHAFSQMRNKGEILIDVSFQEAAMCITVKDNGKGISREKLAELGKRTVKSPKGTGTALHNISERLEGIYKGQASLSIESEANVGTEVKITIPLNEKGAYDSDVESIYRRR from the coding sequence TTGGTTCATTTATTACCGTCGCTGTTTGAAAAAGTGGGGATCATCGTGATTGCTGCGTTCCTGCTTTCTTATATGAAGCCGTTTCGGCAAATGATCGGCCATGAACATCAAATGTCAAAGAAAATCATGCTCATCGTCCTTTTTGGAACATTCGGCATCATTAGTAATTATACGGGGATTGAAATCGGAAATCATGAGATGCCCGTGGGAGATTGGCACACCGAAATTGCGCCAGAAAATGCGATTGCCAACACCAGGATCATGGGTGTCGCCATCGGCGGCTTGCTTGGGGGGCCATTCGTAGGCTTGGGGGTCGGTTTGATTGCTGGCCTTCACCGTTATACTCTCGGCGGTTTTACAGCAGGGGCTTGTGCCGTGGCGGCAATTTTGGCTGGCGTCTTGTCAGGTTTTTTAGGAAAAAGGCGGCAAAGGCATGGAAGGATCACCCCTTGGTTTGCCCTCCCGATTTGCATGGCCCTGGAAGCGATCCAAATGGTCATCATCCTGGCAACGGCCAAGCCATTTGAACGGGCCTGGGAGCTCGTTCAGGTAATCGGACTTCCGATGATTTTCATCAATGGCTTTGGCACGTTACTGTTCATGCTCATCATTCAATCGATTACGAGGGATGAGGCCCGGACGCGGGCGGTGCAGACGAATTTGGCGTTCCTGATTGCGGATCAGACATTGCCTTATTTCCGCCAGGGCTTGAATCAAAGCTCCTGTAAGAAAATTGCCGAGATCATCCTTGGGCTGACAGAAGCCGATGCCGTGGCCATAACCAATCGGAATAGCGTACTTGCTCATGTGGGGGCAGCTTCCGATCATCATGTCCCGAAGGAGGGAATCGCGACGGGTATAACGAAAAAGGCTCTTGAGCAGGGTGAGATCATCGTCGCGAAAACAAGAAAGGATATTTATTGCTTTCAAGATCAATGTCCATTGCAAGCAGCGGTCGTGCTGCCCCTTCAGGTCCAACGGAAGACGGTCGGGACGTTGAAGATGTACTTCAAGCATCCCGATAAATTAAGCCAAGTGGAACAGGAGCTGGCTGAAGGGCTGGCCAAGCTTTTTTCCACCCAGCTGGAGCTCGCTAAAGCGGAAATGCAGACGGAGTTATTGAAAGATGCTGAAATCAAGGCCTTGCAGGCACAAGTCCATCCGCATTTTCTGTTCAACGCAATCAATACGATTTCCGTTTTATGCCGGACGGATGTGGAGAAGGCAAGAAGCCTATTAATGGAGCTAAGTGCTTTCTTTCGCAGCAACCTCCAAGGCGCAAGGCAAATATTGGTGCCGCTTGAAAAGGAATTGGAGCATGTCCATGCATACTTATCGCTGGAGCAGGCCCGATTTCCGGATAAATATGAAATCGTTCATAACATAGAACCAAGTCTTAAGGAGGTTCCACTGCCTCCATTCACGCTGCAGCCGCTCGTTGAAAATGCCATCCACCATGCCTTTTCGCAAATGAGAAACAAAGGTGAAATCCTCATTGATGTATCTTTTCAAGAGGCGGCGATGTGCATAACCGTGAAGGATAACGGAAAAGGGATTTCAAGAGAGAAATTAGCTGAATTGGGGAAGCGGACTGTCAAATCGCCGAAAGGTACAGGAACGGCCCTTCATAATATCAGTGAAAGGCTGGAGGGCATCTATAAGGGCCAGGCCAGCCTCTCGATAGAAAGTGAAGCGAATGTTGGAACAGAAGTGAAAATAACCATACCACTCAACGAAAAAGGAGCATATGACAGCGATGTTGAAAGCATTTATCGTAGAAGATGA